The following proteins are encoded in a genomic region of Pirellulales bacterium:
- a CDS encoding thioredoxin family protein — protein sequence MLNFASKFSAGLKYHDFLAKHGSDEHRRRWAAMYERAQLTPVQRELLGGFVREMKVLCLAGAWCGDCVNQCPIFQRFTEVSPRIDLRYFDRDVHADLQTELSICGGQRVPVLVFLSEDDAFVGMYGDRTLAKYRQMAIDHLGSSCPTGIVPPRQELIDAVVQDWLNEFERAQLVLRLSSRLRQKHGD from the coding sequence ATGCTCAATTTCGCCTCAAAATTCTCCGCGGGTTTGAAGTACCACGACTTTCTTGCCAAACACGGCAGCGACGAGCATCGTCGTCGCTGGGCTGCAATGTATGAGCGTGCGCAACTCACGCCGGTTCAACGAGAATTGCTGGGCGGATTTGTACGAGAGATGAAAGTGCTTTGCCTGGCTGGGGCTTGGTGCGGCGATTGCGTGAACCAGTGCCCGATTTTTCAGCGGTTCACCGAGGTGTCGCCTCGGATCGATCTTCGTTACTTTGACCGCGATGTTCATGCGGACTTGCAGACGGAGCTATCGATCTGCGGTGGTCAGCGGGTGCCCGTGTTGGTGTTCTTGAGCGAAGACGACGCGTTCGTGGGCATGTATGGCGATCGCACGCTGGCAAAGTACCGACAAATGGCGATTGATCACCTCGGTTCTTCTTGCCCCACAGGGATTGTTCCGCCGAGGCAAGAATTGATCGACGCCGTCGTGCAAGATTGGCTGAACGAGTTTGAGAGAGCCCAACTCGTGCTGCGGCTTTCCAGCCGGCTGCGGCAGAAACACGGAGATTAA
- a CDS encoding LysM peptidoglycan-binding domain-containing protein: MESLKPILLCIVLSGIGYLVYVALNRAQPLEPALDAAPPWSQAAASETAKSSGEGRVGATLGSGGLVTPPVVEPPRSNATKSSLPFGDGHSLVTPPSTSSVSSLPSQPPISPPSFAPPTTASLPSAPPAPSLINPIQPPPSQSAGGNPLVGAAEMPTERGPAVPAPSATVNLETARQRHEFESAMRQAQSDIQQNKLVDALRELSPWYDHAAVPVEQQAALDDLLSQLAGTVIYSREHFLQQPRVVQAGETLDLIAESLQVPWQLLAKINGIDDPKSIVVGEQLKIVRGPFDARLNRSHNQLAIFVDNLYAGRFDVQVSGDVAQVDGTFPVTKFSADNPSNSQGQKYISLGGNLFLRLNDGSPLSQPGTMQIGRQDFDDVFDILSDRSRVTIRR; this comes from the coding sequence GTGGAATCGCTCAAACCGATTTTGCTCTGCATCGTGCTTAGCGGCATTGGCTATTTGGTTTACGTGGCGCTGAATCGCGCGCAGCCGTTGGAACCTGCGCTCGATGCAGCGCCGCCTTGGAGCCAAGCGGCGGCGTCCGAAACTGCGAAGTCGTCCGGCGAAGGCCGAGTTGGCGCAACACTCGGATCGGGCGGGCTGGTGACACCGCCCGTCGTCGAACCGCCGCGCAGCAACGCGACAAAAAGCTCGTTGCCCTTCGGCGATGGCCATTCGCTGGTGACGCCGCCGTCAACATCATCCGTCTCTTCTTTGCCCAGTCAGCCGCCGATTTCACCCCCATCATTCGCGCCGCCCACTACTGCATCGCTGCCGTCAGCACCTCCGGCACCCAGTTTGATCAACCCGATTCAGCCGCCGCCTAGTCAATCTGCCGGAGGAAATCCGCTTGTCGGCGCGGCGGAGATGCCAACCGAACGCGGACCAGCAGTGCCGGCGCCTTCCGCCACGGTGAATCTTGAAACGGCGCGGCAGCGTCATGAATTTGAGTCCGCCATGCGGCAGGCTCAATCCGATATTCAGCAAAACAAGCTCGTCGATGCGCTGCGAGAATTGTCGCCGTGGTACGATCATGCCGCCGTGCCGGTCGAGCAACAGGCGGCACTCGACGACCTGCTCAGCCAACTTGCCGGCACGGTCATCTACTCGCGCGAGCATTTCCTGCAACAACCGCGAGTGGTGCAGGCGGGCGAAACGCTGGACCTCATCGCCGAGTCCTTGCAGGTGCCGTGGCAACTGCTGGCAAAAATCAACGGCATCGACGACCCCAAATCGATTGTTGTCGGCGAACAATTGAAGATCGTTCGCGGCCCGTTCGATGCGCGATTAAATCGCAGTCACAACCAATTGGCGATCTTTGTCGATAACCTCTACGCCGGCCGCTTCGATGTGCAAGTATCTGGAGATGTGGCCCAAGTCGATGGCACGTTCCCGGTCACTAAGTTTTCCGCCGACAATCCCAGCAATTCACAAGGGCAAAAGTACATCAGCCTCGGCGGCAATTTGTTC